The Sesamum indicum cultivar Zhongzhi No. 13 linkage group LG2, S_indicum_v1.0, whole genome shotgun sequence genome contains a region encoding:
- the LOC105156641 gene encoding uncharacterized protein LOC105156641 → MAAKPTSSAVTPTIIPQKLQPQKQGVIEQQEKRIEEVLSYPILLSDQISEAVKEAESFKFECSEVGKQVERLCQMLRSAVRLATSTTAGATFYDRPLRRIAAEVSKNLEKSLTLVKKCRRRSMLRRVVTIVSAADFRKLLALLDSSVADMKWVLSIFDAGGAGGGIVLSLPPIASNDPIISWVWSFIASLHMGQLPDKTEAANELASLAKDNDRNKQIIVEEGGILPLLKLLKDSSSLEAQIAAASALINLANDEERVRAIIDESGIQIIVQVLGDSPTKVQIRVANLVAKMAEHCPLAQEDFARENVIRPLVTLLSFDLFMDDPKLKSAKQSIHSIVQINKEMEKKNLYKPGSSSSLSKHYSEGSSKWGNHRKDRENEKPEVKLKLKISCAEALWMLARGSVPNSRRITETKGLLCLAKLVETEEGELQSNCLMTIMEITAAAESNADLRRATFKTNSPAAKAVVDQLLRVIKESDDPRLQGAAIRAIGSLARTFPARETRVVGPLVEVLGHRNQDVAVEAAVALGKFACPDNFLCVEHCKTIIEFRGVPPLMRLLRGNERAQLHGLILACYLAIHVLPLPTLFHRPEAVHDLERAGLLNAFEGVDRTFIAQHPELKELIPQAIYHLSVFHQSHSGMLAQRQF, encoded by the coding sequence ATGGCAGCAAAGCCCACGTCCAGTGCAGTCACTCCGACGATAATCCCTCAGAAACTACAGCCCCAGAAGCAGGGGGTAATCGAGCAACAAGAGAAGCGAATCGAAGAGGTTTTATCTTATCCAATCCTTCTATCGGACCAAATCAGTGAAGCGGTTAAGGAGGCGGAGTCCTTTAAGTTCGAGTGCTCCGAGGTGGGCAAGCAGGTTGAACGCCTCTGCCAAATGCTCCGCTCCGCCGTTCGTCTCGCTACATCCACCACCGCCGGCGCCACCTTCTACGATCGTCCCCTACGCAGAATCGCCGCCGAGGTCTCCAAGAATCTTGAAAAGTCTTTGACCCTTGTCAAGAAATGCCGGCGGCGGAGCATGCTCCGCCGTGTTGTGACTATCGTCTCCGCCGCGGATTTTCGGAAGCTACTCGCACTTCTGGACTCCTCCGTGGCTGATATGAAATGGGTTTTGAGCATCTTCGACGCTGGTGGCGCCGGCGGAGGTATTGTCCTTAGTTTGCCTCCAATTGCTAGTAATGATCCTATAATTTCTTGGGTTTGGTCTTTTATCGCTTCATTGCATATGGGCCAATTGCCAGATAAGACCGAGGCCGCAAATGAATTGGCTTCTTTAGCTAAAGATAATGATAGGAATAAGCAAATTATAGTTGAAGAAGGTGGGATTTTGCCTTTGTTAAAGTTATTAAAGGATAGTTCATCATTAGAAGCACAAATTGCTGCTGCATCTGCACTTATTAATTTAGCTAATGATGAAGAAAGGGTGCGGGCAATCATAGATGAGTCAGGGAttcaaattattgttcaaGTTTTGGGGGATTCACCGACGAAGGTTCAAATAAGGGTTGCGAATTTGGTAGCTAAGATGGCTGAGCATTGTCCTCTTGCACAAGAGGATTTTGCAAGGGAGAATGTGATTAGGCCACTTGTGACATTGTTGTCATTCGACTTGTTCATGGATGATCCTAAGCTAAAATCAGCAAAACAAAGTATTCATTCCATTGTTCAGATTAACAAGgaaatggagaagaagaatttgTACAAACCAGGATCCAGTTCATCTTTGTCTAAGCATTACTCAGAGGGAAGTAGTAAGTGGGGGAATCATAGGAAGGACAGGGAGAACGAGAAGCCTGAGGTGAAGCTCAAACTTAAAATTAGTTGTGCCGAGGCATTATGGATGCTTGCTAGAGGGAGTGTGCCAAATAGTAGGAGGATCACAGAGACAAAAGGTTTACtttgtttggctaagcttGTTGAGACGGAAGAAGGCGAATTGCAGAGTAATTGCTTGATGACGATAATGGAGATAACTGCTGCAGCTGAATCTAATGCTGATCTCAGAAGGGCAACTTTCAAGACAAATTCTCCAGCTGCTAAGGCTGTTGTGGATCAGCTACTCAGGGTGATTAAAGAATCTGATGATCCAAGGTTGCAAGGAGCAGCTATAAGGGCAATAGGTTCCTTGGCTAGAACATTTCCAGCCAGGGAGACAAGGGTTGTTGGCCCCTTGGTTGAAGTGCTTGGCCACAGAAATCAAGATGTGGCAGTAGAAGCTGCTGTTGCACTTGGGAAGTTTGCTTGTCCTGACAATTTCCTGTGCGTGGAACATTGTAAGACTATAATTGAGTTTAGAGGTGTTCCACCTCTTATGAGACTCTTGAGGGGAAATGAAAGGGCGCAATTGCATGGATTGATTCTTGCCTGTTACCTTGCCATTCATGTACTTCCCTTGCCTACATTGTTCCATCGACCAGAGGCTGTTCACGATTTGGAACGAGCTGGATTGCTGAATGCTTTCGAGGGGGTGGATCGCACATTCATCGCTCAACATCCTGAATTGAAAGAGTTGATACCTCAAGCAATATACCATCTAAGTGTGTTTCACCAGTCTCACTCTGGTATGCTTGCTCAAAGACAGTTCTAA
- the LOC105156778 gene encoding inorganic phosphate transporter 2-1, chloroplastic-like, with translation MTSSYCLSSTRNTTSKALLFNNSHIYLPKHTPFHCPTTDFLIFKPHKPVSVSLLRLGSNGFARPFAALSSFAEAEDGHVEDVITAKDHHHHQENAHSDDDEFLGMAQAFRVSSRTASAISVCIALAALCLPLFMSSLGQGLTFKTKVLSYATLLLGFYMAWNIGANDVANAMGTSVGSGALSIRKAVMLAAVLEFSGALLMGTHVTSTMQKGILVANVFQGKDTLLFAGLLSSLAAAGTWLQVASYYGWPVSTTHCIVGSMVGFGLVYGGPGAVFWSSLARVTSSWVVSPLMGAMASFLVYKCIRRFVYSARNPGQAAAAAAPIAVFLGVTGISFAAFPLSKTVHIAFSQALAFGTAGAVLVDRIIRKQLGHLLVKSANSDPEPKGEAHNVKSIGFLSNIAGPTGTQLEIVYGVFGYMQILSACFMSFAHGGNDVSNAIGPLAAALSILQGGMTGAEIVIPNDVLAWGGFGIVAGLMMWGYRVIATIGKKITELTPTRGFAAEFAAASVVLVASKLGLPISGTHTLVGAVMGVGFARGLNSVRAETVAENLDQVVAGHALRARKIIL, from the exons ATGACTTCCTCTTATTGTTTATCTTCAACCAGAAACACCACTTCAAAAGCATTGCTCTTTAACAATTCCCATATCTATCTACCAAAGCACACCCCTTTTCATTGTCCCACCACcgattttctcattttcaagCCTCACAAACCGGTTTCTGTTTCACTTTTAAGACTAGGGAGCAATGGTTTTGCACGCCCTTTTGCTGCTTTGTCCTCTTTTGCGGAAGCTGAGGATGGACATGTTGAAGATGTTATCACAGCCaaagatcatcatcatcatcaagaaaacGCCCActctgatgatgatgaattcCTTGGCATGGCACAGGCTTTCCGTGTTTCTTCCAGGACAGCTTCTGCTATATCTGTTTGCATAGCATTGGCAGCTCTATGTCTTCCACTGTTCATGAGTTCTTTGGGACAGGGACTAACTTTCAAGACTAAAGTTTTATCATATGCTACCCTTTTGCTTGGCTTCTACATGGCTTGGAATATCGGGGCTAATGATGTTGCTAATGCAATGGGGACATCTGTTGGTTCTGGGGCCCTGTCCATCCGGAAGGCGGTGATGCTGGCTGCGGTGTTGGAATTCTCTGGGGCGCTGCTTATGGGGACTCATGTCACCAGCACAATGCAGAAGGGAATTCTTGTTGCTAACGTTTTTCAAGGGAAGGATACTTTACTTTTTGCTGGCTTGCTATCTTCCTTGGCTGCTGCTGGCACTTGGCTACag GTGGCATCATACTATGGTTGGCCTGTCTCAACTACACATTGTATCGTGGGATCCATGGTAGGATTCGGTCTTGTTTATGGAGGACCTGGAGCTGTCTTTTGGAGCTCACTGGCAAGGGTAACTTCATCGTGGGTGGTCTCACCTTTAATGGGAGCAATGGCGTCATTCCTTGTCTATAAATGCATTCGTCGG TTTGTTTACAGTGCTCGAAACCCAGGACAAGCAGCTGCTGCAGCTGCACCAATAGCTGTCTTTTTAGGTGTCACTGGGATTTCATTTGCAGCATTCCCCCTCAGCAAGACAGTCCATATAGCTTTTTCTCAGGCTTTAGCCTTTGGAACTGCAGGTGCTGTTTTGGTTGACAGAATTATACGAAAGCAACTCGGACACCTCCTTGTCAAGTCTGCTAACTCCGATCCAGAGCCAAAAGGGGAAGCCCATAATGTCAAAAGTATTGGGTTCCTATCCAATATTGCTGGTCCTACCGGCACCCAGTTAGAGATAGTTTATGGAGTCTTTGGCTACATGCAAATCTTATCAGCCTGTTTCATGTCCTTTGCACACGGAGGAAATGACGTTTCCAATGCAATAGGCCCATTAGCTGCAGCTTTGTCAATTCTTCAAGGTGGGATGACTGGAGCTGAGATTGTAATTCCTAATGATGTCCTAGCATGGGGTGGATTTGGAATTGTCGCGGGGCTGATGATGTGGGGATATCGAGTTATTGCAACAATCGGAAAGAAGATAACAGAGCTAACACCAACCAGAGGATTTGCTGCTGAGTTTGCAGCTGCATCTGTGGTTCTGGTAGCGTCAAAACTTGGACTTCCCATCTCAGGCACTCATACTCTGGTCGGGGCGGTAATGGGGGTAGGCTTTGCCAGGGGGCTTAACAGTGTGAGAGCGGAGACAGTGGCGGAGAATCTTGACCAAGTTGTTGCCGGGCATGCTTTGAGGGCACGGAAGATCATACTGTGA
- the LOC105156643 gene encoding histidine--tRNA ligase, cytoplasmic: protein MAAPGRRVVALGGKGSSLTSSSVFEVANGVARLSIDSSALSRRSSSASNSNANFPFSIPNYFTPEEARASLVLLLNKVLLSSSSSASSQLLEILEQDVLSSDFTLNDVASDDLALFDYSVAAIDGVAAILDHCSSALSSVSDAVAALSCEALRADVSPFNMMDSGDGSSAKDAVAVAADFKVFFNGSKLVNTGKKLLDPSVAEIPSVHGNFREISRSLHSKTRVQLNSGFRAGSAKDMSTALSSLVLSLSNLGDLSVHRVQLLIANSISDMELRSRLSETLVAKCPRADSLEQLCASSQDALRKKDYLLFMHNVYELLDMVRKMISWEAIAAFVSLEGSEIFGEKIQGNNGSVSEPSSGDTVKIDKKSEKKKKVVLGKGTTGLMQFIKDRLLGAGAKANLEKLTQDFLFLLDPRGLGFDDLLAKVKEIVESNESRRLPKLPKGTRDFAKEQMAVREKAFAIIVEVFKRHGAMALDTPAFELRETLMGKYGEDSKLIYDLADQGGELCSLRYDLTVPFARYVAMNGLTSFKRYQIAKVYRRDNPSKGRYREFYQCDFDIAGQFEKMGPDFEVIKILTELLDELDIGDYEVKLNHRKLLDGMLAICGVPQEKFRTICSSIDKLDKQTFEQIKKEMVEEKGLTEETADKIGTFVKERGSPVDLLSKLKQEGSEFLTNSEAELALNELEILFGALAKSKCINKVVFDLSLARGLDYYTGVIFEAVFKGATQVGSIAAGGRYDNLIGMFGTKQVPAVGISLGIERVFAIMEQLQKDKNQEIRATETQILVSILGDDLSLGAEIVSELWGAKLKAEFMVNKRVIKHIDRARGSKIPYMVIVGDHELNKGIVKLKDVMAAVEYEVPRSGLVEDLQTRLNSTSP, encoded by the exons ATGGCGGCTCCGGGAAGACGAGTTGTGGCGCTCGGTGGAAAAGGCTCTTCTCTTACATCCTCCTCTGTGTTCGAGGTTGCTAACGGCGTTGCTCGCCTCAGCATCGACTCCTCCGCCCTCTCCCGTCGCTCCTCCTCCGCTTCCAATTCCAACGCAAACTTCCCATTTTCAATCCCCAATTACTTCACCCCCGAGGAAGCTAGGGCTTCTTTGGTGCTCCTCTTAAATAAGGTATTACTTTCCTCCTCATCTTCAGCCAGTTCTCAGCTCCTTGAAATCCTCGAGCAAGATGTTCTCAGTTCAGATTTCACACTGAACGACGTTGCCTCAGATGATTTGGCTCTGTTCGATTACTCTGTTGCTGCTATTGATGGCGTTGCTGCCATTCTGGATCATTGCTCTTCTGCGTTGTCCTCCGTCTCTGACGCCGTTGCAGCCCTCTCATGTGAGGCTTTGCGAGCTGATGTATCGCCATTCAATATGATGGATTCCGGAGATGGTTCATCTGCCAAGGACGCCGTTGCTGTAGCCGCTGATTTTAAAGTGTTTTTTAACGGTTCAAAGTTGGTTAATACGGGCAAAAAGCTTTTGGACCCTTCAGTTGCAGAGATTCCTTCAGTTCACGGCAATTTCAGGGAGATTTCTCGGTCGCTCCACTCAAAAACTAGGGTTCAGTTGAATTCCGGGTTTAGAGCTGGCTCAGCGAAGGACATGTCAACTGCATTGTCTTCTCTCGTTCTGTCTCTGTCGAATTTGGGGGATCTTAGTGTTCATCGAGTCCAGCTCCTTATTGCCAATTCAATTTCTGATATGGAGTTGCGTTCCCGTTTGTCAGAAACGTTGGTGGCTAAATGCCCACGTGCTGATTCGTTGGAACAGCTGTGTGCATCTTCGCAAGATGCTCTTAGAAAGAAGGATTACCTTTTGTTCATGCACAACGTTTATGAATTACTGGATATGGTGAGGAAGATGATTTCTTGGGAGGCCATAGCTGCTTTTGTTTCACTTGAAGGAAGTGAGatttttggtgaaaaaattCAAGGAAACAATGGGAGCGTGAGTGAGCCTTCAAGTGGGGATACTgttaaaattgataagaagagtgaaaagaaaaagaaggtgGTTTTGGGGAAAGGAACTACTGGTCTTATGCAGTTTATCAAGGACAGGTTGCTGGGCGCAGGGGCAAAAGCCAACTTGGAAAAATTGACTCAGGATTTCCTTTTCTTGCTGGACCCAAGGGGTCTGGGTTTTGATGATCTCCTAGCGAAAGTGAAAGAGATTGTCGAAAGCAATGAAAGTAGAAGGCTTCCCAAGCTCCCAAAG GGTACTCGTGACTTTGCAAAAGAGCAGATGGCGGTCAGAGAGAAAGCTTTTGCAATTATAGTCGAGGTTTTCAAAAGGCACGGTGCCATGGCTTTAGATACGCCTGCCTTTGAGTTGAGGGAGACTCTTATGGGAAAGTATGGGGAAGACTCAAAGTTGATCTATGACCTTGCTGACCAG GGTGGAGAACTCTGTTCACTCCGTTATGATCTGACAGTGCCTTTTGCTCGATATGTAGCTATGAATGGTCTCACATCATTCAAAAGGTATCAGATAGCAAAAGTGTACCGAAGGGACAACCCTTCTAAGGGACGCTACCGTGAATTCTATCAGTGTGACTTTGACATCGCTGGTCAATTTGAGAAAATGGGCCCAGACTTTGAGGTCATAAAAATCTTGACAGAATTGCTTGATGAGCTTGATATTGGAGATTATGAG GTGAAGCTGAATCACCGGAAGTTACTGGATGGAATGCTGGCTATTTGTGGGGTGCCACAAGAAAAATTTAGAACTATTTGTTCGAGTATCGACAAGTTAGACAAGCAAACGTTTGAGCAGATTAAAAAGGAAATG GTAGAAGAAAAAGGTTTAACTGAGGAGACCGCAGATAAAATTGGAACTTTTGTTAAAGAAAGAGGATCTCCTGTGGATTTACTGTCCAAGTTAAAACAGGAAGGAAGCGAGTTCTTGACGAACAGTGAAGCCGAGCTTGCATTGAATGAATTGGAGATTTTATTTGGAGCTCTGGCAAAGTCCAAGTGTATCAACAAAGTAGTTTTTGATTTGAGTCTTGCAAGAGGTCTGGATTACTACACTGGAGTCATATTTGAAGCTGTTTTTAAAGGGGCTACGCAg GTTGGTTCAATTGCTGCTGGTGGACGCTATGACAATCTCATAGGGATGTTCGGAACAAAGCAAGTTCCTGCAGTTGGAATCAGCTTAGGTATAGAGAGAGTATTTGCGATAATGGAGCAGCTCCAAAAGGATAAGAACCAG GAAATACGAGCAACTGAAACTCAGATCCTAGTGAGCATCCTAGGCGATGATCTATCATTAGGTGCGGAGATTGTGAGTGAATTGTGGGGTGCCAAGCTCAAAGCTGAGTTTATGGTTAATAAGAGAGTGATCAAGCATATTGACCGTGCCAGAGGGTCCAAGATCCCCTATATGGTGATTGTAGGAGACCACGAACTGAACAAAGGGATCGTAAAACTAAAAGATGTTATGGCTGCAGTTGAGTATGAGGTTCCGAGAAGTGGACTTGTGGAGGACCTCCAGACACGGTTGAACAGCACATCACCTTAA